In Desulfovibrio sp. 86, the following proteins share a genomic window:
- a CDS encoding ATP-binding protein — MSPIRPWREVVVPHEDVLKGTFQQSEFAADISSVHEGTAPVGYLDPVLFFDRTFITEGMRLLMLSVLKRLSGQGGDPVIQLQTAFGGGKTHTLLAVYHLVNGKAPASKMQGIPGLLDSANVMEAPHARLVVLDGTKLSPNQPAKRGNCTVRTLWGELAWQLGGADAYAQVADADSSGTAPGKEVLLPLLQSHAPCVILMDEVVAYIRQFEESKNLTGGSFDSNLSFVQNLTEALKLVPTAVLLASLPESQKEAGSQRGVMALEALAHCFGRVHALWKPVAAEEAFEIVRRRLFAPAHDKDSAKAACRAYIDLYTGNKDEFPMETQDARYAARMEQAYPIHPEVFDRLYEDWSTLDNFQRTRGVLKLMAKVIYRLWKDGNNDPLLMPGSLPLYDADVRNEMVYYLPNGWDPVIERDIDGDRAETTTLETQDTRLGSVQSCRRVARAIFLGSAPGSGLLSAGTGIRGIEQQRIMLGTAMPGQQVGLFRDALRRISHSLHYINSADSRFWFDTRPNLRREMEERKRRYHREAIFPVIRGKLQEALRTSTFSGVHVFTPSQDIPDDEALRLVVLDPAQAYSRNGNNMAFGAALDVLKKRGEQPRVNQNRLLFLAPDYDGASRLLDQVSTVLAWKSIEDDIKDMRLNLDQYQAKQARQSHITAQDTMQRMIAEVYKWLLSPMQTASSGKVSDIEWEPFSLNTAAQSIPKTIDQVLRDNELLISEWAPIHLRNLLKLWFWKPEQNEAVARSVWQHMCRQLYLPRLKTESVFTAAIQAGSTSRDFFGLAQGKETDRYLGFTFGVAAMPFMDNDLLLINPEAATAWQVVLDEEKSEREAATRQPGATPSVPETGATPTSTSTALPSEAPRPVPTLRKTRFYAAVDIEPHGAKMRFADIVDNIVHHLTERTDTKAIINIEIQAENASGFQEDIQRVLKENASTLKFRSAAFEE; from the coding sequence ATGTCCCCAATCCGCCCCTGGCGTGAAGTGGTCGTCCCCCATGAAGATGTGCTGAAAGGCACCTTTCAGCAATCCGAGTTTGCCGCAGACATCAGCAGCGTGCATGAAGGCACAGCGCCCGTCGGCTACCTCGACCCGGTGCTCTTCTTTGACCGCACCTTCATTACGGAAGGCATGCGCCTGCTCATGCTCTCGGTGCTCAAGCGTCTTTCCGGTCAGGGGGGCGATCCGGTTATCCAACTGCAAACGGCCTTTGGTGGCGGCAAAACTCACACCCTGCTGGCGGTCTATCATCTGGTGAACGGCAAGGCTCCTGCCAGCAAGATGCAGGGCATTCCGGGCTTACTCGATTCAGCCAATGTGATGGAAGCCCCCCACGCCCGCCTTGTGGTGCTGGACGGCACCAAGCTGTCCCCTAACCAGCCAGCCAAACGCGGCAACTGCACGGTGCGCACGCTCTGGGGGGAGTTGGCCTGGCAGCTTGGCGGGGCCGATGCCTATGCACAAGTGGCTGATGCCGACAGCTCCGGCACGGCTCCCGGCAAGGAAGTGCTCTTACCCTTGCTGCAAAGCCATGCGCCGTGCGTTATCTTGATGGACGAAGTGGTGGCCTATATCCGCCAGTTTGAAGAGAGCAAGAATCTTACTGGTGGCAGTTTTGATTCCAACTTAAGTTTTGTGCAAAACCTTACCGAAGCCCTGAAGCTTGTGCCTACGGCGGTGCTGTTGGCATCACTGCCAGAATCACAAAAAGAAGCGGGTAGCCAGCGTGGTGTTATGGCGCTCGAAGCTCTGGCCCACTGCTTTGGGCGTGTGCATGCCTTATGGAAACCTGTGGCTGCGGAAGAAGCCTTTGAAATCGTTCGGCGTCGTCTTTTTGCACCTGCCCATGATAAGGACTCCGCCAAGGCCGCCTGTAGGGCCTATATTGACCTATACACAGGCAATAAAGACGAGTTCCCCATGGAGACGCAGGATGCCCGCTATGCTGCGCGTATGGAGCAGGCCTATCCTATTCATCCTGAAGTGTTTGACCGCCTGTATGAAGACTGGTCGACACTGGATAATTTTCAGCGTACACGCGGCGTGCTCAAGCTCATGGCCAAGGTTATCTACCGCTTGTGGAAAGACGGCAACAATGATCCCCTGCTCATGCCCGGCAGCCTGCCGCTCTACGATGCCGATGTGCGCAATGAAATGGTCTACTACCTGCCCAATGGCTGGGATCCGGTCATAGAGCGCGATATTGACGGAGACAGAGCAGAAACCACTACACTGGAAACACAAGATACGCGCCTTGGAAGTGTGCAATCGTGTCGCCGCGTTGCGCGTGCTATCTTCTTGGGTAGTGCGCCGGGGTCTGGATTACTTTCAGCGGGTACCGGTATTCGCGGAATTGAACAACAGCGCATCATGCTTGGCACAGCCATGCCAGGGCAACAGGTGGGCTTGTTCCGCGACGCACTGCGCCGTATCAGCCATAGTCTCCACTATATCAACTCGGCTGATTCGCGTTTTTGGTTTGATACCCGGCCCAATCTGCGCCGCGAGATGGAAGAGCGTAAACGCCGCTACCATCGTGAGGCAATTTTCCCTGTTATTCGCGGGAAATTGCAGGAGGCATTGCGCACCAGCACCTTTAGTGGTGTGCATGTCTTTACCCCCAGCCAAGATATCCCCGATGATGAAGCTCTGCGGCTAGTCGTGCTTGACCCCGCTCAGGCGTATAGCCGTAACGGCAACAACATGGCCTTTGGCGCAGCCCTGGACGTACTGAAAAAACGTGGCGAACAGCCTCGTGTCAATCAAAATCGCCTGCTCTTTCTAGCGCCCGACTACGATGGGGCAAGCCGCCTCTTGGATCAGGTAAGCACGGTGTTAGCATGGAAGTCCATTGAAGATGACATCAAGGATATGCGCCTGAACCTTGATCAATATCAGGCAAAGCAAGCGCGGCAAAGCCATATCACAGCACAGGACACCATGCAGCGCATGATAGCCGAAGTGTACAAATGGCTGCTTTCCCCCATGCAAACGGCTTCAAGCGGTAAAGTTAGTGACATAGAGTGGGAACCTTTCTCACTGAACACGGCAGCTCAGAGTATCCCCAAAACCATTGACCAGGTACTGCGCGATAACGAATTGCTCATCAGTGAGTGGGCACCCATTCACCTGCGCAACCTGCTCAAACTATGGTTCTGGAAGCCAGAGCAAAACGAAGCCGTTGCGCGAAGCGTGTGGCAGCACATGTGCCGCCAACTGTATTTACCGCGCCTGAAAACAGAAAGCGTGTTTACCGCAGCCATACAAGCCGGTTCAACCAGCCGGGATTTCTTTGGGCTTGCTCAGGGTAAAGAAACTGACCGTTATCTTGGTTTTACATTTGGCGTTGCCGCCATGCCCTTCATGGATAACGATTTGCTGCTGATCAATCCGGAAGCCGCTACAGCATGGCAGGTGGTGCTGGATGAAGAAAAAAGCGAGCGAGAAGCAGCGACAAGGCAACCAGGAGCAACGCCATCTGTGCCAGAAACTGGCGCAACGCCAACGTCCACGTCCACGGCGCTGCCTAGTGAAGCGCCAAGGCCTGTCCCTACGCTACGAAAAACCCGATTTTACGCTGCTGTGGATATTGAACCGCACGGTGCAAAAATGCGTTTTGCCGACATTGTGGACAACATTGTTCACCATTTGACCGAACGGACCGATACCAAGGCGATCATTAACATTGAAATTCAAGCCGAAAATGCCAGTGGATTTCAGGAAGACATACAGCGAGTGTTGAAAGAAAATGCCAGTACACTGAAGTTCAGAAGTGCTGCGTTTGAGGAATAG